gatgtttatgcagaacttttaattcacaattttaacacttgaatcattaatcaattttgcaattataccaattatgaacaaaatgtaaaggaaaagataaaagcgataagaacacgatatttgtttaggcagttcgtcgaccgtcctcgctacgactacgtctgcccccaattccaaattgaaattgggaaaactttcattaatgttgaaagcagtttatacaaagaagataacaaagcgataaacgataaaccacttatgtcgatcctttgaatcttcttcccccttaatcttgagcaagatcaaggttatccaagagtctcactttgattcctttctacagtgtcttgattccttgaacccttgttcctcaatcgttacactcagccgaatcctcaatgacgacctcttgataaaaacccccaagaaccacctgtcgtggaggacaaaacccgcagattttattcaccaaaaaccccacaaatcttcacccactaggaatcttcaattccgttccatggacgttatcgaactcatcactaaccctcaacgcaagaatgattatgtgtaattgtgttggagatgacgaagaacgaagatgagaagactttgtgtatcttttagTCGTTGGTGTTACagaataattaacccttgcacaatatatatgagtgcataacagttggagccaagaataactgaattttggactttcttgatcagttaggtcgacctgttgacgagcttaggtcgacctagcagaagtgccTTTGTTTtgcttccagttaggtcgacctgttgtagagcttaggtcgacctagcagtgcttgcagaattatgctcccagttaggtcgacctgttgaaggagtaggtcgaccagaatcctcttctgatgcgttctgggaacaatttcttagattaggtcgacctagttgttatgtaggtcgacctagcagactgatatgaagatttcttcattttaggtcgacctaaatgatctgtgagtcgacctagcagaagtatatggatttttctccattttaggtcgacctgggttgacagtaggtcgacctaactgcttattttctgcattcttcttgttctgcttgtgttgagtcgacctatatgcatagtagatcaacctgtgctttcatgagtgatcaatgctttgcttttctgattccgccttgttgtttggatgctcatttgagtttgccataaatcaaaaacatctttgagtggaatcttgtattcacacaacATTATAGCTGCAGCTGGTTCATGGAAAGGAAATGAATGGATATGGAATGCCTCTAGCCTTGTTGAAGATCCGGACACGCTGCAGATGGAAGAATAGGAGGAATTCCAAGTTGTCTTGAATAGCACGGTCCTCCATAGGAATGAGAAAGATCAACTTGAGTGGAGCTTGAGTGAAGAGGGTAGTTTTTCAACTAGCTCTTACTATATTAGCATCATGGAGGAGAGAAGCGTGGCCACAGATCATGTTTTGCATAAAGCAGTAATGTGTCTTTGGATCATAAAGGTTATGTCAAATACAACTCTGTTTGGTTGGAAATACCTCAAATAGATTACCATCAAAGGTTTCTCTTCACCGGAGAGGCATAATGTTGGACAGAACATGCGTCTTTTGCGAATCGGAATTAGAGACTATGTCGCATTTGTTTAGCAGTTGTGTAATCACAGAAGGAGTGTGGAGGATAATCATGTTATGGCTGGGAAATGATTTACATGTGTCAAAGGAGGAGCTGCAAAACGTTTTTCACCATTGAAATAAGTTAAGCAAAAAGAAGACCAGAATCACAGTAGCAATTATGAGGCTCGCAACTGTGTGGAGTTTATGGCTGGTAAGAAacgaaatcattttcattaactCAGAATTTAGTTTCAATGAAATCATGACGGTTATTGTATCTAGGTCCTGGTATTGGATGTCATCTTACTGTAATATTTCGCCCGTGTGTAATTTTTCGGTTTGGAACACCAATCCCCTCATTTGCTATAGAGGGTGACTTTTTTGTAATAGggtggagtatcccttatactccattttattgaattacctattaaaaaaaatccctCTTCTTCTGTTTGCGAGGGCCTCGTATCCCCATAGTatgtgcattttattttattttttttaaattgtgtgtTGCTAGGGGCTTAACCCCAAGCAACATCATTTTACCCTTGGCTAATTCCTCCGGCTATTCAGAGGATTTCTTGTAGTGGACTAAAtttaaaaagtgtcatatttacaGGAACTAAAATCTTATTTAACCcttcaataaaataacaaaaattaattgattgtttAAAAAACAGCCCAAATGGTTGAATttgttaaaattgaaattaaataaattgaaaataaatttatcaTAAAACTTTGAAGGTATATAGatgcaaaatattatttttaatctcttattataaaagaaaaaaaattattttagattaCATCATGTGTacaaattattttctttcttttattcaattattttaaactttttatttACCACACTCTTTAACTCTAATTAATTTATTAGATTAGATTGAAAGCATTCAATCATAATGTACtaactaaaaaattatttattttttaattctgaATCATGATGTGCTACTAAAAAAGCTACTaacaaataaattgaaattaattaaattgaaaccaaataaaaatcttttttctatGTATTTATGGCACTCTTTAATCTAATTCATTTGAttagaattaaataaattgaagcCAAATAAAATTTAGTACGTTACTATAAAATAGTCTTATAACCCTAAAAATACACTATATATGATATACTTGATATTAGTTTGATTTGGTCGGCCAGATGGAAAACAGCGTGTTTCTGCCTTTTGAATTGATTATCGAAATCCTGTTGAGGTTACCGGTGAAGCCTCTATTGCGTTTCAGATGTGTCTCCAAATCATGGCTTTCTCTAATTTCTAGTAACACTTTTGCTACTTCACATTTTGAACATGCTGCCACACACAGACGTTTCTTCATAAAACGTTCTGCTCTTCAACCTTTATCTATAGATGTTGATTCATCGTTCCACGATGCTTCTGCATGTGCTTCATTAAGCCTTGATTTTATTCGTTCCCAACGTTGTATTGAAATTAGAGGTTGTTTTAGAGGGTTTCTGTATTTCAACAATGACACACACATCTATCTATTGAATCCATCCACCGGTGTGTTCAAACAAATACCCGACTTTCCTATAATACTTAATGATGGTTTCGAACTTCTTTCTGGTTTTGTATATTACCAGCCAACTGATGATTACTTGATAGTTTCCGGGTTCTGCGAATATGTTGATGCGCTCGTAACTAGTccaatgaaattgatgattttctCATTGAGAGCTGATAAGTGGAAACCAATTGAGGTTGCTTCTCATTTGCCTTATAGGGAGACTTCTGTAGCGGAATTTACCCCTAAATGTGGGTTGTTCTTGAATGGATCTATCCATTGGATGGTTCATAATTATGAGACCTCAAAGAATGTTATTATTGCCTTTGATATAAAGGAAATGACGATATCAGAGATAGCTCTGCCAGATGATTTTATTTTCAGTTATAGTCGTGAGTATTCTATATATTATGATTTGTTGGAAGTTGGAGGACTTATCAATGCATGGGTGAAGGACCTGAATACAGTGAAGATATGGGTGATGCAAAAATATGGAGTTCACTCATCTTGGACTAAGATtattcaattttctctttgtcctgTTTTGCACAAATCTTTAGACATAGTATGCTTAACAAAGTGCGGGGATATTGTTGGAACAAATAATAAACTTGGATTGGTGAAGTTGAATGATAAAGGACAGCTACTAGAGTCTCGGCTTTTAGACACATACCCATTGGTCGTGTATACAGAGTCTCTGTTTTCACTCCCCAACACTGGTCAAACTTAGAAAGATTACTATAGATAACAATaacaattttcttttatatttatggTAAAATTCTGTGAGAAGTGATAGGCAGATCAGAATAATGAAACTGCTATTACACAGAACAGAATTTCAtaatctttttcttattt
The Vicia villosa cultivar HV-30 ecotype Madison, WI linkage group LG6, Vvil1.0, whole genome shotgun sequence genome window above contains:
- the LOC131614443 gene encoding F-box/kelch-repeat protein At3g06240-like translates to MENSVFLPFELIIEILLRLPVKPLLRFRCVSKSWLSLISSNTFATSHFEHAATHRRFFIKRSALQPLSIDVDSSFHDASACASLSLDFIRSQRCIEIRGCFRGFLYFNNDTHIYLLNPSTGVFKQIPDFPIILNDGFELLSGFVYYQPTDDYLIVSGFCEYVDALVTSPMKLMIFSLRADKWKPIEVASHLPYRETSVAEFTPKCGLFLNGSIHWMVHNYETSKNVIIAFDIKEMTISEIALPDDFIFSYSREYSIYYDLLEVGGLINAWVKDLNTVKIWVMQKYGVHSSWTKIIQFSLCPVLHKSLDIVCLTKCGDIVGTNNKLGLVKLNDKGQLLESRLLDTYPLVVYTESLFSLPNTGQT